GCCGAGGCCAAGAAGCTGATGGTGGCCGGCAAGGTGCCTGAGAAGGGACTGTTCTGGATCGACATGGATTCCGTGAAGATCACTCAGGACCTGTTCCTGAACGCCAAGGTCATTTCCAAGCCCGTGGACCTCGGCGCCACCTTCAACACAAGCTTCCTCGAAGCCATTCCGCTGGCCGACCGCAAGCCGTGAAGACGTGAGCGGGGCCACCTTCAAAGCCCTCCCCCCTTGCGGGGGAGGGTTGGGAGGGGGGTAGAGCGGGTGCCGCTGGTCCGCCGCCAGTGAATTAGGCTCAAGCCCGCTAGGGCCTCCATGAGGGAGGGCGTCACCCCCCTCCCCACCCCTCCCCCTCAAGGGGGGAGGGAGCAAGTTGAGCCGATGCGGCCCGTCCCTCTTCTTTTCACCTTCTGCCCCGGCCGTGGCCCCGCCCACCGAAGAATAGGAAGCGATGAGCACTTCCAGCCTCGCCCAGCCGGCCCAGCCGCCGTCGGGCGCCTCCCTCCGCCTCCTCCTGCCGCTGCTGCGCGCGTTGCGCGGGCTCGCCATTCTCGTCGCCGTCTTCGCGGCCTGGGAGGCGCTGGTCGTCGCCTTCGCCATCCGCCCCTATTATCTGCCGCGCCCGACCGTCATCTTCGCCGCCCTCTGGCAGACGCCCGCGCCCTATGTGCAGGGCTTCCTGCGCACGCTCAGCGAGACGCTCCTCGGCTTCGTCGCGGGCGGCGTGTTCGGCATCGGCATCGGGCTCCTGTTCTTCCGGGCGCGGGCGCTGCGGGAACTCGTCTTCCCGCTCTTCATCGTGTCCCAGACCATCCCGGTCATCGCCTTCGGCGCGCTGGTGGTGCTGTGGTTCGGCAATACGCTCCTCGCCAAGGCGGCGATTGCCTTCTATCTCACCTTCTTCCCGGTGACGGTGAACACCCTGCTGGGGCTCGAAAGCGTTGACCCGCGACAGGAAGCGCTGCTGCGCTCCTTCGGCGCAAGCCCGCTCCAGTTGCTCACCCGGCTGCAATTTCCCACTGCCCTGCCGCAGATCTTCGTGGCGCTGCGCCTGGCCTCCTCGCTCGCCCTCGTGGGCGCCATCGTCGGTGAATGGTTCGGCGACACCGTGGGCCTCGGCGTGCTGCTCCTTCAGGGCATGTATACGGAGAATGTCGTGAGCATCTGGGCGACGCTGCTCGTCTCGGCCCTGCTCGGCACCGGCTTCTACGCCCTCGTGGCCGCCGCCGAACGGGCCTTCGTCTTCTGGGGGGCTGAGCAATGAGCAGTGCTCCGGAGATGGTCGGCACCGCCCGCCCTCGCAGCCTCACGCTCCAGCGCGGCGTGCTCGGCATCGTGCTGTTCGTACTGGCCTGGGAAGGCATCGCGCGGGGCTTTCACCTGCCGGCCTATACCTTGCCGGCGGTCAGCGACATCCTCGCCAGCATCTATGCCAAGCGCGCGGTTCTTCTCACCGCAGCCGGCTTCACCCTCACCGAGGCGCTGGTGGGTTATGTGCTGGGCGCGCTCATCGGCATCGGGCTCGCGATCGTCATCACGCTGATTCCACCCACGCGCGCCGTGCTCCTACCCGCCGCCACCGCCATCAATTCCGTGCCGGTGGTGGCCTATTCGCCGCTGATCCTGCTGTGGTTCGGCATCGGCATGGGCTCGAAGTTCGTGATGGTGGCGCTGGCGGTGAGCTTCACCGTCTTCCTTTCCGCCCTTGCCGGCTTCGACCGGGTGGACCGACGCTCGGTCGATCTGCTGCGCAGCTTCGGGGCCGGGCGGCTCGCCATCCTGTGGCGTCTGCGCCTGCCCACCGCTTTGCCGCTGATCGCCGCCGGCCTGCGGGTGTCCACCGTCCGCTCGCTGATCGTCGCCATCGTCACGGAGATGCTGGGCGCCTATGGGGGCCTCGGCTGGGTGATCTATCAGGCGGTGCTCCAGATCGACTTCGTGCAGGTGTGGGGCGCCATCTTCGTCGCCTCCGCCGCCAGCCTCGCCTTCTTCGGCCTCATCGGCTTTGCCGAAAAGCGCATCATCTTCTGGAAGTGAAATCATGAAACGGCAGATGCATCTCGGCCTGTTCCTGCTGGGCACGGGCAGCCACATCGCGGGCTGGCGCATGCCCGGCGCGGTGGACAGCTTCCAGGACATCGAAGCGGTGTGCGAGATCGCCCGAACGGCGGAGCGGGCGAAGTTCGACCTCATTTTCATGGGCGACAATCTCAATGCCGATCCCGCCGCCCATCCCTCCTATACGGCGCGCCTCGAACCGCTGACGCTGCTCTCCGCGGTCGCCATGGCAACAGAGCGCGTCGGCCTCGGCGCCACGGTCTCCACCACCTATTCCGATCCGTTCACGGTCGCCCGCGCGTTCGCTTCCCTCGACCACATCAGCCATGGCCGCGCGGCGTGGAATGCCGTCACCACCGCTGCGCCCGCCGCCGCCGCGAATTTCGGCACCCAGCATCCCGACCACGCCCGCCGCTATGAGATCGCCGGCGAATTTCTCGATACGGTGAAGGGGCTCTGGGACTGCTGGGCGGACGATGCCATCGTCGCCGACCGGGAGAGCGGGCTCTATATCGATCCCGCCAGGGTGAAGCCCCTCGATCACGAGGGCGCCTTCTTCAAGGTGAAAGGGCCGGTGAACATCGGCCGGGCGCCGCAGGGCCATCCCATCATCTCGCAGGCGGGCGGCTCCGAACCCGGCCAGCAACTGGCCGCACGCACCGCCGATCTGGTGTTCGCCGTCGTGCAGGACATTGACGAAGCGCGCGCTGGTTATCAGGCCCTCAAGGCACGCCTCCCCGCCCTCGGCCGGCGGCCGGAGGACGTCTGCGTGCTTCCGGGCGTGATGCCGGTGGTGGGGCGCACCGACCGGGAGGCCCGCGACAAGCTCAACGCGCTGATGCGCCATGTGAACGCCAGCAATGCGCTGGGCATGCTGTCCGAGCGCTTCGGCGTGGACATGAGCGCCTACGACCTCGATGGTCCCATCCCCGAATTACCCAAGGCGGACACCTATCACTCCTTCACCGGCGTGATGCTGGCCAAGGCCCGGCGCGAAAGCATGACGCTTCGCGATCTCTACAATCTGGTCGCTGCTGCACGCGGGCATTGGGTGTTGTGCGGTTCCGCCGAGAGCGTGGCGGACACGTTGCAGGACTGGTTCGAGACCGGAGCGGCGGACGGCTTCAACGTCATGCCGCCCTATTTCCACGAGGGGTTCACGGATTTCACCGATCTTGTGGTGCCCCTCCTTCAGGAACGCGGCCTGTTCCGGGCCGATTACGAGGGCACGACGCTGCGCGACCACCTCGGCCTGCAGCGTCCCGCCAATCCCAATTTCCCGGCCTGAGGCGCGTCAGGTCATCTCGCCCGCCGGCGGGGCGACGACGGCGAAATAGGCGCCCTGCGGATCGCGACCCTGCGCGATCCAGGCGCCGCCCGGCACTTCCATGGGCCCGTGAAGCACCTGCCCGCCTTCCGCGGCGATGGTCGCCACCGCCGCGGCGATGTCGGGCACCTGCGCATAATAGAGCCAGCCGGGCGCCGGCATCTCCGGCGGCTTGTTGAACATGCCGCCGATGGCCCGCCCACCGTGCTCGAAGAGCTGGTAGGTGCCCATACCCCCCATGTCGATGGGCTCGCCCTTGGTCCAGCCGAACAGCTCCGCATAGAAGGGGAAGACCGCCGGCCAGTCACTGGCGGCGAGTTCGTGCCACCCCACCGCACCCATACGGTTCGCCGGCGCGGGCGGCGGCGCGTTGCCTTCGTTCCAGTGGATCAGCGACAGCACCGCGCCCTGCGGATCGCCGATCACCGCGAAGCGGCCGACGTCGGGAATGTCCGCCGGCGGGGAATGGATGACGCCGCCGGACGCCGACACGCGTGCGGCGGTGGCATCGACATCCTCCACCTCCACATAGCCCATCCAGTAGGGACCGATGGCAGCCTTCAGCACGTCTTCCGGCAGCGCCATCATGCCGCCGACATCGACACCGTCCTTCGACAGAAGGATGTAGGTCATGCCCGGCATCCCCGCATCTCGCCTCTGCCAGTCAAGCAGGCGACGGTAGAATGCACCGGCGGCCTCCACGTCCGTGGTGCAGAGCTGGTACCAGCTGAAGTCTCCATGTGGCATGTGGCGCTCCCCTTTATTTCAGTGAAACTTGGACTCTGCCGTCTCGTTCTGATCATCTTGGGTCGACGACATCGCAGGACTTAAACCAACCTTGCGACATGTGATAGACAAAAGCATCCCACCCTGCGGCTCCGGGAGCCGGCAAAGGTGGAAAAGAAGCGTCCGGAAAAAAATCGCGGCGCAGTGTCGGTTTGCGAGCCGGCCGGACGTCCTTGGGGCGCATCATCTAGAGGAGGACAGGATGCGCGTGATGGTTCTGGTGAAGGCGGACGTGAACAGCGAGCAGGGCGCCCTGCCTCCGGCCAAGCTGCTGGAGGACATGATGGCCTATAATGAGGAACTGGTGAAAGCCGGCATCATGGTCGCGGGCGAGGGACTGAAGCCGTCCTCGCAAGGGGTGCGCATCCGTTTTTCGGGCGACCAGCGCACCGTGACCGAGGGCCCCTTCGCCGAGACCCGCGAGCTCGTGGCCGGCTTCTGGATCTGGGAGGTGGAGTCGATGGCGCAGGCCGTGGAATGGGCAAAGCGCTGCCCCAATCCGCAGCTCTCGGATTCCGATCTCGAAATCCGCCCCTTCTATGCGCTTTCGGACTTCGGCGAGGTGGTGACCCCGGAGGTGGAAGCGCAAGTGGAGCGCCTCACGGCCGCCATCGAAGGCCAGCACGGCAAATACATGTGACGGTGACAGACGACGAGGCCGCACAGGCGAAAGAGCCGCGCCCAAGCCTGCGCCGGGATCGCGCCTCCATGGATGCGGCCTTTCGGGCCGCGTCCCCCGCCGCCATGGCCGCGCTCTTGCGCGGGCTGGGCACGCTCGACCGTGCGGAAGACGCCTTTCAGGAGGCCTGCCTGCGCGCCCTCACCCACTGGCCGGAGCGCGGCTCGCCCCACGATCCGACGTCGTGGCTGGTGAGGGTCGGCCGCAATGCCGGCATCGACCGGCTCCGCCGGCACGCCCGAGAGGCGCGGCTGCCGACCGAACATCTGGTGCCCGCAACGCCGGACGAGGAAGACCGGCGCGCGGACGCCCTCGACCAGACCGGCCTCGGCGACGATGTGCTGCGCCTCCTGTTCATCTGTTGCCATCCTGACTTGGCGCCGGCGCATCAGATCGCGCTGGCCCTGCGCGTGGTCTGCGGGCTCAGCGTGCCGGAGATCGCCCGCGTCTTTCTCATGGGCGAAGCGGCGATGGAACAGCGGATCACCCGCGCCAAGCGCCGGGTGGCGCAGGCCGGCCTTCCCTTCGAGACGCCCGCGCCCCGCGAGCGGCAGGCGCGCCTGTCCGCCGTCTCGGCCATGGTCTATCTCATCTTCACCGAGGGCCATTCGGCATCCGCGCAGGAAAGCGGCCGCAAGGCGCCCCTCTGCATGGAAGCCATCAGGCTCGGCCGTCTGCTGGCGACGCTCTTTCCCGAGGAGCCGGAGGTGCTCGGTCTTCTCGCCTTGATGCTGCTCCATGAGGCCCGCGCGCCGGCCCGCTTCAGCGCCGAGGGCTCCATCATCCTGCTGGAGGATCAGGACCGCAGCCTCTGGAACCCT
The Azorhizobium caulinodans ORS 571 genome window above contains:
- a CDS encoding VOC family protein, with protein sequence MPHGDFSWYQLCTTDVEAAGAFYRRLLDWQRRDAGMPGMTYILLSKDGVDVGGMMALPEDVLKAAIGPYWMGYVEVEDVDATAARVSASGGVIHSPPADIPDVGRFAVIGDPQGAVLSLIHWNEGNAPPPAPANRMGAVGWHELAASDWPAVFPFYAELFGWTKGEPIDMGGMGTYQLFEHGGRAIGGMFNKPPEMPAPGWLYYAQVPDIAAAVATIAAEGGQVLHGPMEVPGGAWIAQGRDPQGAYFAVVAPPAGEMT
- a CDS encoding ABC transporter permease gives rise to the protein MSTSSLAQPAQPPSGASLRLLLPLLRALRGLAILVAVFAAWEALVVAFAIRPYYLPRPTVIFAALWQTPAPYVQGFLRTLSETLLGFVAGGVFGIGIGLLFFRARALRELVFPLFIVSQTIPVIAFGALVVLWFGNTLLAKAAIAFYLTFFPVTVNTLLGLESVDPRQEALLRSFGASPLQLLTRLQFPTALPQIFVALRLASSLALVGAIVGEWFGDTVGLGVLLLQGMYTENVVSIWATLLVSALLGTGFYALVAAAERAFVFWGAEQ
- a CDS encoding ABC transporter permease, with amino-acid sequence MSSAPEMVGTARPRSLTLQRGVLGIVLFVLAWEGIARGFHLPAYTLPAVSDILASIYAKRAVLLTAAGFTLTEALVGYVLGALIGIGLAIVITLIPPTRAVLLPAATAINSVPVVAYSPLILLWFGIGMGSKFVMVALAVSFTVFLSALAGFDRVDRRSVDLLRSFGAGRLAILWRLRLPTALPLIAAGLRVSTVRSLIVAIVTEMLGAYGGLGWVIYQAVLQIDFVQVWGAIFVASAASLAFFGLIGFAEKRIIFWK
- a CDS encoding YciI family protein, with amino-acid sequence MRVMVLVKADVNSEQGALPPAKLLEDMMAYNEELVKAGIMVAGEGLKPSSQGVRIRFSGDQRTVTEGPFAETRELVAGFWIWEVESMAQAVEWAKRCPNPQLSDSDLEIRPFYALSDFGEVVTPEVEAQVERLTAAIEGQHGKYM
- a CDS encoding RNA polymerase sigma factor produces the protein MDAAFRAASPAAMAALLRGLGTLDRAEDAFQEACLRALTHWPERGSPHDPTSWLVRVGRNAGIDRLRRHAREARLPTEHLVPATPDEEDRRADALDQTGLGDDVLRLLFICCHPDLAPAHQIALALRVVCGLSVPEIARVFLMGEAAMEQRITRAKRRVAQAGLPFETPAPRERQARLSAVSAMVYLIFTEGHSASAQESGRKAPLCMEAIRLGRLLATLFPEEPEVLGLLALMLLHEARAPARFSAEGSIILLEDQDRSLWNPVAIAEGTALTNRAFRMHRPGPYQLQAAIAALHARAPDVDRTDWAQIEQLYGVLADMEPTPVVILNHAVALSRAKGPAEGLARIVPLAQVLAGYFPYHAARGHLLERSGAREEAYAAYARSLDLAPSAAEAAQVRLYMDRLAAPTPVSPQ
- a CDS encoding LLM class flavin-dependent oxidoreductase: MKRQMHLGLFLLGTGSHIAGWRMPGAVDSFQDIEAVCEIARTAERAKFDLIFMGDNLNADPAAHPSYTARLEPLTLLSAVAMATERVGLGATVSTTYSDPFTVARAFASLDHISHGRAAWNAVTTAAPAAAANFGTQHPDHARRYEIAGEFLDTVKGLWDCWADDAIVADRESGLYIDPARVKPLDHEGAFFKVKGPVNIGRAPQGHPIISQAGGSEPGQQLAARTADLVFAVVQDIDEARAGYQALKARLPALGRRPEDVCVLPGVMPVVGRTDREARDKLNALMRHVNASNALGMLSERFGVDMSAYDLDGPIPELPKADTYHSFTGVMLAKARRESMTLRDLYNLVAAARGHWVLCGSAESVADTLQDWFETGAADGFNVMPPYFHEGFTDFTDLVVPLLQERGLFRADYEGTTLRDHLGLQRPANPNFPA